One region of Brassica napus cultivar Da-Ae chromosome A10, Da-Ae, whole genome shotgun sequence genomic DNA includes:
- the LOC125579237 gene encoding probable aspartic proteinase GIP2, whose translation MCGLTHLIVFVSIFAAITLISEAQYILPIFKHEPSKQYYTLIYIGSATTSSPVNLLLDLGTNLTWLNCRNIKSLSSLRLVTCESYTCKFITGTTGCDGKICLYREPSPFLLTNHTVTKTDRVVQDKATIFTTENGVPPSIVSFRPFTFSCAVQSNLQGIASPISGVIGLCSGEHPFWRQVSSAFNVIPKFALCLPSSRVGKFYMGATSSFNTPLFGGNNPVPMTLTPLTLVSGKYLISVTSIYVDGIHLPVNPSLLEGGAKLSTVVPYTVLQTDIYDALAQSFTFNAARKGMSETTGHAPFKHCFEEGASGKNIDVSMMEIGLPGNGKEVKWRFQGANIVERVSETVICLAFVDGGNKPNEFMVIGTHQLQDYLIEFDFSTRRLAFSDPLSLHNTSCST comes from the exons ATGTGTGGCCTTACGCACCTCATCGTCTTCGTCTCCATATTTGCAGCCATAACTCTGATATCAGAAGCCCAATACATTCTCCCGATCTTCAAACACGAACCCTCCAAACAATATTACACACTTATCTACATCGGATCCGCCACAACGTCTTCTCCCGTTAACCTCCTCCTCGATCTAGGAACCAACCTCACGTGGCTCAACTGCCGCAACATCAAATCTTTATCATCACTCCGCCTCGTTACATGCGAGAGCTACACCTGCAAATTCATCACCGGCACTACTGGCTGCGATGGAAAAATCTGTCTTTACCGTGAACCAAGTCCTTTCCTCCTCACAAACCACACTGTGACCAAAACCGACCGTGTCGTTCAAGACAAAGCCACCATCTTCACTACAGAGAACGGAGTACCACCGTCCATTGTCTCTTTCCGCCCCTTCACATTCTCCTGCGCCGTCCAGAGTAACCTCCAAGGCATTGCCTCCCCGATCTCCGGAGTTATTGGTCTTTGTTCGGGAGAGCACCCGTTCTGGAGACAGGTGTCGTCAGCGTTTAACGTCATCCCGAAGTTCGCTCTCTGCTTGCCTTCTTCCCGCGTCGGTAAATTCTACATGGGCGCCACAAGTTCCTTTAATACCCCGCTGTTCGGTGGAAATAATCCCGTTCCCATGACTTTGACGCCGTTGACCCTTGTCTCGGGAAAATATCTAATCTCTGTCACGTCGATCTACGTTGACGGAATCCATTTACCGGTTAACCCAAGTTTGCTTGAGGGTGGAGCCAAGCTCAGCACGGTGGTCCCTTACACCGTACTACAAACCGATATCTACGATGCTCTTGCTCAGTCTTTTACGTTTAACGCAGCG AGAAAAGGAATGTCTGAGACCACAGGACATGCACCATTTAAACACTGTTTTGAAGAAGGCGCTTCCGGAAAGAACATAGATGTGTCTATGATGGAGATTGGGCTGCCAGGGAATGGAAAGGAGGTGAAGTGGAGGTTTCAAGGTGCCAATATAGTGGAAAGGGTGTCCGAGACAGTGATTTGTTTGGCGTTCGTCGACGGAGGAAACAAACCTAATGAGTTCATGGTCATTGGGACACATCAGCTTCAAGACTATTTGATCGAATTTGATTTTAGCACCAGGCGATTGGCTTTTAGTGATCCACTTTCACTCCATAACACTAGCTGCTCCACGTAG